A stretch of DNA from Salvelinus fontinalis isolate EN_2023a chromosome 17, ASM2944872v1, whole genome shotgun sequence:
CAGTTCAGAGCCAGTTCAGTTCAGAGCCAGTTCAGTTCAGAGCCAGTTCAGTTCAGAGCCAGTTCCAGTTCCAGTTCTGAGCCAGTCCCAGTTCAGAGCCAGTCCCAGTTCAGAGCCAGTCCCAGTTCAGAGCCAGTCCCAGTTCAGAGCCAGTCCCAGTTCCAGTTCAGAGCCAGTTCCAGTTCAGAGACAGTTCCAGTTCAGAGCCAGTCCCAGTTCAGAGCCAGTTCCAGGTGATGGGTGGATGGGTCCAAGTCTTTTCATTGTTAATCACTAGTGTTTCCATAGTCTCTCTCTCGTATGTCATCACCGACCAAGACACTGTGCTGCTCCTTATCCCAAGGTAAAAAGCAGAGGGGAAGGGggcagcatgtgtgtgtttgttggggctggtggaagtgtgtgtgtatgtgtgcgtgtgtttgtaggGGGGTGGCAAGGCAGAGCTCGGCAGAAGGGGGTAGTGTTGTATTTAGGGTCCGTGGTCAGTTGGTCTCGTAAGTGGAGAGCAGGGCGGCGTCCACAGGCTCCATGCAGGAGGGACAGGTGAAGGACCTCATCAGCCAGTCGTCTATACAGTCCATGTGGTAGATGTGCATACAGGGCAGAAACCGGATGGGGTCCCCGTACACAAAGTCCATCATACATATCACACACCTAGAAAATGGGTCAATACATGTATGAATAGTGGTTTTGATCATTTTTTCCTCAGCCCTTTaactgaccaggaaaaactctgggcacTAGTTATGTTATACAAACACAGTTACATGCTACAACTAGGGTCAGAGTTTTACCTGCTCAGGTCACATGAACAGTGACCTTTATCAATTACACCAGAGAATAAAAACAGTGGTAAACTAATAATATTAAGATATTAATAAAAACAGTGGTAAACAGATGGTTACTCTCTGATTTTCTTCTCAGAGCCGTCCCGTCCTCCGTCGTAGACACCCCGGGGGAGGTGCTGGATGAGGCCGATACGCTGGGCGATACGGACCTGCTCCTCCTCAGTCAGCTGGCTGGCCAGGCGGGCCTGGCTGGGGGTGGGGTGGTACACCGGCATGTGGGCCTCCTGGAAGAAACATACAGAAAGTCAATCCATGGGCCAACTCAACTGAACTGATCCCATGACCCAGTGTTTCAACAACCATGGTATAAGCGGGGTTTGGGTGGTCTGTTCCACCTAATgacgtatatacagttgaagtcggaagtttacatacaccatggCCAAATataattaaactcagttttccacaattcctgacatttaatccaagtagaaattccctgtcttaggtcagttaggatcaccactttattttaagaatgtgaaatgtcagaataatagtagaaagaatgatttatttcagctttaatttctttcatcacattcccagtgggtcagaagtttacatacactcaattagtatttggtagcattgcctttaaattgtttaacttgggtcaaacgtttcgggtagccttccacaagcttcccacaataggttgggtgaattttggcccattcttcctgacagagctggtgtaactgagtcaggtttgtaggcctccttgctcgcacacgctttttcagttttacCCACAAATTGTCCATAGGaatgaggttagggctttgtgatggccactccaataccttgactttgttgtctttaagccattttgccacaactttggaagtatgcttggggtcattgtccatttggaagacccatttgcgaccaagctttaacttcctgactgacgtcttgagatgttgcttcaatatatccacataattgtcttacctcatgatgccatctattttgtgaagtgcaccagtccgtcctgcagcaaagcaccccca
This window harbors:
- the LOC129813732 gene encoding RING finger protein 11-like yields the protein MGNCLKSPTSDDISLLHESQSDRASYGEADPDLEPPPPYQEAHMPVYHPTPSQARLASQLTEEEQVRIAQRIGLIQHLPRGVYDGGRDGSEKKIRECVICMMDFVYGDPIRFLPCMHIYHMDCIDDWLMRSFTCPSCMEPVDAALLSTYETN